TTTGCGTCAGATGCACTCTAGTGGGGTGCGTTTTCGTGACCGCTTCCCCTGCCCTGACTCACCTGACCGCTTTGGCTACTTTATTAACGTTGAAATGGAGAATGACCCGATGGTGATCAATGCTACGCATTCGACGATACAGTACATGGAGCACAACGGCGGCCCCCTCTTCGTTGACCCGGCATCTCCACCGGACATGAATCCTGAAACATGGTTCACAACTGCAAATATCGACGCCGGATTGGTACTACCAATCGTGGACACATACATTGCTCGCGGTCGACACATTGGTGACACCGCGAACTACCTTTTCTTGGACGGTCACATCGAAATTATCGAGTCAAAGGTGATTGAGGACTGGACGAAATCAGGTTTTAACTTTTGCAAGGCAGGAGCCGGCCTTCCGCCACATTGATTACGTGAAGGCAAATTCCGGCGAACCATACGATGCACGTGAGTCGCCGAGTTAAGTTAATTGAAGCGGTTGGTTGCTCGCGGCGACCACGTGATCGTAGACGTTCGTCCATCAATCCCAAGGAATCCACAATGCAATACCGTACTCTTGTCTTGGCGATCGTTGTTTGTACTTTCGCTTCTGCTTCGTCGAGCCTTGCCTCATCTCCCGACAGCACAGCCCTCAAGGTGATTGCTGCAACTCTCTTCGGCGCTAGCGAAAGAGAAGTGGTCCTCTATGTTGACAAGTCTGCTACCATTGATGCTCAAGAAGCGGGATCCCTAATTCGATCGATTGAGGAACGTGATTGGGCGAAACCTATCGCATCTCAAGTTGAACACGTTACATTTTTCGAACCGAATGAATTGGCGACACTTGCCAAAACATTTCCCAATCAAATGTGGGCCAACGTCGCTAAGAACCAAGGTTCTCACCGAGCCGTACTTGTCCGTTTCTTGTTGGAACGGTCATCAAACATTGGTGCCAAGCCTGCCGGTACTCGCGGAATGATGGTATTGATCGTGGATGACAAAGGTAAAATCATACACTTATCGACCGACGATTCACCCGTAACGCGGGGCGAACCAAGCGTTGAACGCGAGCGGGCGATCACGCCGGTCTTGAAATCATAGTCTATCGCGCCCGCCGCGTTAACGCCAACGTTATCCGACTCGGCGCAGTTTCAAACAATGTTTCGATTCCGAATTCGCACCCTACTGCTAT
Above is a genomic segment from Novipirellula caenicola containing:
- a CDS encoding type II secretion system protein, whose protein sequence is MHEPMLSQHRHSGVTLIELVVIFFIIAICIALLLPAVQSARASARRTECASNLRQMHSSGVRFRDRFPCPDSPDRFGYFINVEMENDPMVINATHSTIQYMEHNGGPLFVDPASPPDMNPETWFTTANIDAGLVLPIVDTYIARGRHIGDTANYLFLDGHIEIIESKVIEDWTKSGFNFCKAGAGLPPH